The window AGATTATTTAATTCAGCGTACCATTCTTTGATGAGGGTATTGATTAACTTGTCAAAAATACTCTGAAGCcttagctaaaggaaaaaaaaaggggcttgAGCAGTATTTACAGGTGTTAAGTACAATCTGAAAGCTGTAAGCTGAAGTTCCAAAGGTTAATCATAAAACTTCTTTCTTTCgctctgttgggttttttttgtctgagattttaaatgccaaaatgaaaaatttctctcAATAAACATTATTTTGTCATGTCTGTGAAATCAAATGTTAAATATATTTGATAATATTTCTCTCAAGGATTTATGCTTATTGAAACTTCCGTTACTGGAtagaaaaatgcttcattttgttaCAACCATTTTTCTTCATGTCGTGTTTCTTTACTACTTCAGTCTTAATCtttgtaatgactttttttttaattgttgaaaaTTTGGAAATTCAGAAGTTGTAAAATTAGATGTTAGGCTGCTGGTTTAGGTTCACTAATGGTGTGTTTATTGCAGGTCTGAGCTCTGAATTTGGCAGTTTCAGAACATACAAGTTGCAGGTTTATAATGATGAGTGTTGCCTTTGCAGTCTTTGGATGGACCAAAAAATGTCAAGTGATGAAAAACATGTGCTCAGACATGTACAATTGAAAGCTTTTAGCTTAATTATGTAGCAACACTGCTGATCCTTATGCAATGGTGTGCAGCTtgagcccttttttctttttgtgggcttGTCCCCGTGGGTCACGGTGACCCCACTGCTGGCTTTTGTGTGCCCCAAATACGGGCTGGTGGCTACCTGCTGTGGCCTGGGGACAAGCAAACCCGCGTGGGTAGGGGCCTGGGCAGCGTGCGCCAGGGGATGCTGCTTGAGCTGGTGCTTGGACTAAATGGTCTCAAGAGGTGCCCTCCTGCATGACGTTCCGTGTTTGCCTCTGCGTGTGTTTCCCACTTAGGGATGCGGACTATAGCAGTAGTAGGGTTGGTTTACAGACTTGAGGTTTGCTTCTTCCAAGGAATACTAGATGGTAaaagccccagcccagctcccgtTTGGACAGGAGACCAAAGAGAGTGAGACATCAGGCCAAGGAAGCACAGCAGCTGGCGAAGCAGAAATAACAGGCATtgagggaggatggagagggagatTGGGAGAGAGAGACTGGACAAAACTCACCTTCTGTGACAGACagtgctggtgggagctgcccgGCTTGGGGTCCAGACCTTGGGGTGCGGCCAGCCTGGGGAGCAGTTCAGCCTTTGCCCTGGGGGAGCATCCGGGGGGGCTTGTGGCCTGTGAccagtggccaccagccctgggctctgcccagaggagagacccAAGCCTTTCGGACCAGGCTTGCTgctggcacaagactgagccGAGGGGAGAGTTTTGTCAAGATATAGAGAGCTGAGTCACAAACTCTTCCCCGAAAGCTttccctccccactcctccagcAGGGAAGTGCCCAAAATCCACCTGTAAAGGCGGGGGCCAGGGCGAGAGCTGCACAGGAGAGGGGGCTCCCATGCTCTCTGCTCGCATATGCCCCTTTCTGGCGCCTCTGAAGCTGCCCCACAGCCACTTGCAGTTTGCCACCCCACCAAGGAAAAGCTCACACTGGCTCTGAAAGACAGATACTGCCATGGAAGAAGGCCATTCCTGCCGCGACTTCCCAGCTTGTGGTCCCGCTGCTTTTTGTTGTGGAGGCAGCGTGTCACCAAAGCGCTAAGGAGTTCAGGAGAAAGATGTGGGGCCACCTGTGACACTGAGGTGCCGTCCCGAGGTCCTGTGCTGTGCCCCGGCCACCGTGCCTGAGCCGATGGGCTGTGTGAGCCCAGGCCAAGCTCAAAGATGGCTTCTGCCTCTGGGACCAGGGAGCCTAGAACCGCAGGCAGTGCTGCAGGCGCAGCCTTATCAGTGCGACGCAGAaggaaggatcaccttccccgacctgctggcagcgctgcccgtgGCAGGAGCAGAGTCGACCCTTGGCCAGGGTGGGAGCCCTGCAGTTGCCCTGCCTGGCCAGCACCTTTCAGCCAACAGTGCCACCCTCGACGGCTGCCCCGGGGGACCTGGCGTGTGactctgccctggctgcaggagcagctgcccCGGTTCTGTGAGTGCTGAGGGCTCGGGCCTAAGCCTCGGCACTGCACAGGCACCCTTGTGAGGTGGTGGCCGAGGGGGTCCCTGTCCGCGTTTGGGGCGCACACAGGCCCGCGTTGCCGATGTCAGAGTGGCCATGGTGACCCACGGTGCCAGGTGCATGAAATGGAATGTTTGGCCCAGGCCGGGCGTCAGTgcgacctggagaggtgaggagagggcaggggagggatggggctCCTCctcacctcggggctctgggcctgtgctggcAGGGTCACCTGTGTCCTCCTGCTCCCGCAGGGTCAGACGAGGAGACTCCATGTCAACGTGTGCCATGTCCGCAAGGAAGCGGAAGGCCCTCGACTtgatggagcagggtgagagcaaagcatccctcctcaaggctggcagaggggctgtcagggcggtcagcgtggggctgggagtggtggGCGGGGGAGGCAAGAGCTCTGCAAGTGGGGCCCAGGCTGGacagtgggcacctgctgggacacccctgcctgcaatGCCCCCTTCTTCCCCAaggcctccagccctgcccatcagccagctgggcagggacagtcaGGCCTGTGGGGGCAATctctcagggacgcttcccccggccccgtgGAGGTGCTcgttcctggtgccgtttgctctctcccctccagcgtGCATGCTGTgtcgccgggcagaggctgacccagatatctgcgggcgcaagctgcagaagcatgggctctgtgcccatgagttttgcctggtgagttccctcggggctccctccagctttccgacaggcagtccctgccccgctctgctcatcaGCTCCTTGTCTTTGCTCTTCTGCAGTTTTTTGCCAATGGCCTTTGCCAGCATCGAGTCGAGGAATTAGGACTCTTGGGATTTCTCCCTGAAGACATTCGACGGACAGTTGACTGGGCAGCACAGAAGGTGAGGATCCGACAAGAACGGGGATatttgtgccaggagaggtttgccCTTCCAACCGGCTCTGGACAAAGGTCTTGCTCCACTGAGGCTCCAGCAcgggagcctcctccgccaggcgcagctgcgggctgtgacccaggcGCAGCCATGTCCCGTGCcctgcctggaggtgtggggctggctgtggaggccctgaggctgctgctgatgggggctgctctgctctttccagcactgcttcgtctgtggagagagcggggccaccatcacctgctgGGAGATGAGCTgcgagcgcagcttccatctcccctgtgccgtggagggtggatgcgtcacccagttcTTCTTTCAGTACAGGTACCTCTTCTCCCTACCTCCACCCACCAGGAAGGGACTCAGCATGTCTCACCGCACCCGTCCCTTTCTTCTGCCCCCCAGGtccttctgctgggagcaccgcccagagcaggcagtggaggcggctccagAGGCGAATAcgacctgcctcatctgcctggagcctgtagGGGACAAGAAGACCCATGGCATCCTGGTGTGCCCAGCGTGCAAGCACGCCTGGTGCCACAGAGGTTGCATCCAGGTAGGagtcctcctctctccccaggccACAGAAGGCGCTCAGCACCGCTGGGCCTCACTCAGGCTCCTTATCTTTCTCCTGCAGGGACAGGCTGTGCGTGATGGCATTGCTGGTTTCCGGTGCCCTctgtgcagggacagggacgCGTTTCCCTTGGAAATGCTCACCATGGGCATCCGAATCCCcttcaggttggtgtccttctgcctggctcgtgagacaggagggtgcaagtgctgtgccatgccagggcctgccccagtgGTCCTGgccctccgctgtgccatgagtctgggcttcAGCTTCACAgaggagttggaaaaagggcatGGGGGGAAGGGCAGGGGTGCCCTGCATCTGCCTTATGCCGGGGCAGCGGCGCCTCATcaattttcctttctccatcagcCTGCCATCACGGGACAGCCATGCAGATGAGGCGCTGCTTGCACGGCACAGCCGCTGTGATGCCAGTGGGTGCCTTTGCccaggaggcaggcagcaggcagacgGAGAGGGGTAAGtggccaacgctgcaccctggggctctgcacgggatctcagtctggctgagggcttcaagcgcaaggaatgagagcaagagctctgccagaaAGTCCTGTGCTGCAGTCACTTTGTCCCCACAGCCATGGCCccgttttcttccccaggccctgggaactgctcctgtgctcctcctgtgctgccgagggcacccacaggcACTGC is drawn from Chroicocephalus ridibundus chromosome 10, bChrRid1.1, whole genome shotgun sequence and contains these coding sequences:
- the PHF7 gene encoding PHD finger protein 7 isoform X1, which gives rise to MPPSSPRPPALPISQLGRDSQACGGNLSGTLPPAPWRCSFLVPFALSPPACMLCRRAEADPDICGRKLQKHGLCAHEFCLFFANGLCQHRVEELGLLGFLPEDIRRTVDWAAQKHCFVCGESGATITCWEMSCERSFHLPCAVEGGCVTQFFFQYRYLFSLPPPTRKGLSMSHRTRPFLLPPRSFCWEHRPEQAVEAAPEANTTCLICLEPVGDKKTHGILVCPACKHAWCHRGCIQGQAVRDGIAGFRCPLCRDRDAFPLEMLTMGIRIPFSLPSRDSHADEALLARHSRCDASGCLCPGGRQQADGEGSFCWEHRPEQAVEAAPEANTTCLICLEPVGDRKSYGILVCPVCTRHRQTVRSGAFPPLPGTWDQ
- the PHF7 gene encoding PHD finger protein 7 isoform X2, encoding MPPSSPRPPALPISQLGRDSQACGGNLSGTLPPAPWRCSFLVPFALSPPACMLCRRAEADPDICGRKLQKHGLCAHEFCLFFANGLCQHRVEELGLLGFLPEDIRRTVDWAAQKHCFVCGESGATITCWEMSCERSFHLPCAVEGGCVTQFFFQYRSFCWEHRPEQAVEAAPEANTTCLICLEPVGDKKTHGILVCPACKHAWCHRGCIQGQAVRDGIAGFRCPLCRDRDAFPLEMLTMGIRIPFSLPSRDSHADEALLARHSRCDASGCLCPGGRQQADGEGSFCWEHRPEQAVEAAPEANTTCLICLEPVGDRKSYGILVCPVCTRHRQTVRSGAFPPLPGTWDQ